In one Cryptococcus deuterogattii R265 chromosome 9, complete sequence genomic region, the following are encoded:
- a CDS encoding ribosomal RNA-processing protein 9 has product MPDPFFQSQKKRKRNNRSGPSASRQQKHQNNDEDLSSNAEDDNSPVDIDLMDFREGREDVAMSDEEYIDENETAAEKRVRLAKGYLARIQDEVEAANADQDYDAADIDRELIASRLQKDVAEASGRIHLFITPHLTSSTCHFIPTSSHLPTSAALTPYYIFVSTKRGSIIRHSTSTLRRAGQNFGHAQVGENGHNGEILCLAASEDGKWLVSGGRDKVIGVWNVSEREPRWVAGLKGHKDAVTSIALSPLNNPSYHILSASLSRHLALHSLSTLSVIDTFFGHQDSIPFVSSLKPTLAVTAGSRDRSCRWWKVEEEVQLVFRAGGKTREDLKGLMPAERKERLGGGWTEGVEPEKEKDKKGKGREFMEGSVDCVCMLDDQHFVSGGDSGSLLLWHTGKKKPIFTQAFAHGFTPITSENPISSPRWITCIAALRGTNLFASGSWDGQIRLWALNQELKSFSCVNVEIPVKGFVNSLQLNSLPCETISHSSLPGSGEKERTKAKSEIVLVAAVGQEPRLGRWMRDKLAKNGVLVARLELDGKGKVMMI; this is encoded by the exons ATGCCCGACCCATTTTTTCAGTCCCAGAAGAAGCGCAAGAGAAACAATCGTTCAGGTCCTTCAGCGTCTCGCCAGCAAAAGCATCAAAACAACGATGAAGATCTCTCTTCGAACGCCGAGGATGACAATAGCCCCGTTGATATTGACTTGATGGATTTCAGGGAGGGTCGGGAGGATGTGGCAatgagtgatgaagagtaTATCGACGAAAATGAGACGGcagcagagaagagagtcAGGTTGGCTAAGGGATACCTTGCTAGAATTCAAGATGAAGTAGAGGCCG CCAATGCGGACCAGGACTACGACGCTGCTGATATTGACAGAGAGCTTATTGCGTCTCGTCTTCAGAAGGATGTT GCTGAAGCGTCAGGTCGTATACATCTCTTCATAACGCCACACTTGACTTCCTCAACATGTCATTTTATACCTAcatcatctcatcttcctaCCTCTGCCGCTTTGACCCCCTACTACATCTTCGTTTCCACCAAACGAGGCTCCATCATCCGCCACTCTACTTCCACTTTACGTCGAGCCGGTCAGAATTTTGGACATGCCCAGGTTGGAGAAAATGGCCACAATGGAGAAATCTTGTGTCTGGCAGCGAGTGAAGACGGAAAGTGGCTGGTCAGTGGGGGGAGGGATAAGGTGATCGGTGTATGGAATGTCAGTGAAAGAGAACCCAGGTGGGTGGCTGGACTAAAGGGACATAAAGACGCTGTCACT TCAATTGCCCTTTCACCGCTTAACAACCCGTCATACCACATCCTCTCCGCCTCCCTCTCCCGtcatcttgctcttcaTTCCCTTTCTACCCTCTCTGTTATCGACACGTTCTTCGGTCACCAAGATTCTATCCCATTTGTATCTTCTCTTAAGCCCACTTTGGCGGTTACTGCGGGCTCCCGAGATCGATCATGTCGATGGTGGAAagtcgaggaggaagttCAGCTTGTTTTCCGAGCAGGTGGAAAGACTAGGGAGGATTTAAAGGGTTTAATGCCCgcggaaaggaaggaacgTTTGGGAGGCGGATGGACAGAGGGTGTTGAGCcggaaaaggagaaggacaagaaaggaaaaggaagagaatttATGGAAGGTTCGGTTGACTGTGTTTGCATGCTTGATGATCAGCACTTCGTCTCTGGTGGTGATAGCGG GTCTCTTCTTTTATGGCACactggaaagaaaaagccCATCTTCACTCAAGCTTTCGCCCATGGATTTACCCCTATCACCTCCGAAAACcctatctcttctccccgCTGGATCACCTGTATTGCAGCTCTAAGAGGTACCAACCTCTTTGCTTCTGGATCTTGGGATGGCCAAATCAGATTGTGGGCCTTGAACCAAGAATTGAAGTCTTTCTCGTGTGTCAACGTCGAAATACCCGTCAAAGGGTTCGTCAACTCTCTTCAACTcaattctcttccttgtgAGACTATCTCtcactcttcccttccgGGGTCAGGGGAAAAAGAACGCACGAAGGCAAAGTCAGAAATTGTTTTAGTTGCTGCAGTAGGCCAGGAACCCAGACTGGGCCGATGGATGAGGGATAAGCTTGCGAAGAACGGCGTGTTGGTCGCGAGGCTCGAATTGGATGGGAAGGGCAAAGTCATGATGATCTAG
- a CDS encoding peptidyl-prolyl isomerase CWC27, with amino-acid sequence MSNLYATEPATNGKVIIDTTAGEIEVELWGKECPKAVRNFLALTMEGYYDGVLFHRVVPGFIIQSGDPTGTGMGGESFYGEPFQDEIHGRLKFNRRGLLGMANNGSRNSNTSQFFITLDAAPELTNKHTMFGKVVGNTIFNVLNIGNLDTDKEEKPLIPPKIRRIHIIENPFDDIVPRITAEEKKAQQKAKLEAKKDMEQRERRAKAKKNTGLLSFGDSEEIPEEAVTIKKKSMTRQDLVDPSEAQGSEPRTLKMTETFVNIPPSLKDLDKSRESEAREEKKAVDLKNIRAKHEREKTGGSAARQAEIKRMEENLRRLKKRSGSLSDSGSDSSSRARRKGPSYLEQELAKYASNRGRAAMKAGNKRSRRDEEEDVLAEMRKFSSRVMQAEDEPEEEQAEEIEEGETKEGTGIGAAMAEEERGIEVDDDIGWLKHKLKFHVDEKELTRRAEDEYAVIDPRAKARDLQEKPDKKKWKGNPNRRTVRDVARNR; translated from the exons ATGAGTAACTT ATATGCTACCGAA CCTGCAACAAATGGCAAGGTCATCATAGATACGACGGCCGGTGAAATCGAG GTTGAGCTATGGGGTAAAGAATGTCCAAAAGCTGTTCGGAATTTCCTGGCACTCACCATGGAAG GTTATTACGACGGCGTCCTCTTTCATCGCGTTGTCCCTGGGTTTATAATACAGTCTGGAGACCCTACTGGAACAGGCATGGGTGGCGAGAGTTTCTACGGAGAGCCTTTCCAAGATGAGATCCATGGACGACTGAAGTTCAACCG CCGAGGATTACTGGGGATGGCAAATAATGGAAGTCGGAACTCCAATACTTCCCAATTCTTTATTACACTTGATGCTGCACCTGAACTCACAAACAAACATACTATGTTTGGAAAGGTTGTTGGAAACACCATTTTTA ACGTTTTGAATATTGGGAATCTTGATACggacaaagaagagaaaccTCTCAT TCCACCAAAAATTCGACGAATTCACATCATTGAAAACCCTTTCGATGACATTGTACCACGTATCacagcagaagagaagaaggctcagCAAAAGGCCAAGCTagaagcaaaaaaggaCATGGAACAGCGAGAACGGCGCGCAAAGGCTAAGAA GAATACAGGTTTATTGTCATTCGGAGACTCTGAGGAGATCCCTGAAGAAGCGGTGACTATCAAAAAGAAGTCGATGACCAGACAGGACC TGGTTGATCCTTCGGAAGCCCAAGGCTCAGAACCCAGGACATTAAAAATGACCGAAACTTTTGTTAATATCCCTCCGTCTTTGAAAGACTTGGACAAATCGAGAGAAAGCGAagcgagagaggagaaaaag GCTGTGGATCTGAAGAACATCCGGGCGAAGCatgagagggagaaaaCTGGCGGCAG CGCTGCTCGTCAAGCTGAAATTAAACGTATGGAAGAGAACCTTCGACGTCTCAAAAAGCGTAGTGGCTCTCTTTCGGACTCTGGCTCtgactcttcctcccgtGCACGACGCAAAGGTCCTTCCTACCTTGAGCAGGAGCTCGCTAAGTACGCGTCTAATCGAGGACGAGCGGCCATGAAGGCTGGGAACAAGAGAAGTAgaagagacgaagaagaggacgttCTCGctgagatgaggaaattCAGCTCGCGAGTCATGCAGGCTGAAGACGAaccagaggaagagcaggcggaagagattgaggaaggCGAAACGAAGGAGGGCACGGGAATAGGAGCTGCaatggcggaagaggaaagaggtaTAGAAGTAGATGACGACATTGGATGGCTGAAGCATAAACTCAAGTTCCAtgtggatgagaaggagttgacaaggagagcagaagatgaatatGCG GTTATTGACCCTCGCGCCAAAGCAAGAGATTTACAGGAGAAGCCTGATAagaaaaaatggaagggaAACCCCAACAGGCGGACAGTGAGAGATGTTGCGCGTAATAGATGA
- a CDS encoding XPG domain-containing protein — protein MTIRGLDNYLKERKLVQSCPISTLANTRLGIDATHYLNHLLTDPNSREPLVAATGGLPLAIISKIENDLRALERHAIKPVFVFPGLPLASRPPPKGPDIKAERENQIKNEAWALYDEGQAYAAVDKLVQFNNGNFVDQRDLLRSIMRLFRHRYVEFVVAPYLGIAQLAYLLQHPKGYIHAIYSSSECFMWPVERVITSSDWSNNFQFVEKVRILNDLNLTSEQFLDFGILAGSSLSRTIPLPQSEFSIKNIADLVRHHKSGISVCQNVRQEPPYKAQYCTESFWKARLAVKFSLVLTTEGACVPLPTVITPQQQAFTVQDVPGDLEEIFSPRIPDELYFHICRGLVSAQVVGWLTSGMIIEQQPLLETGEYRRFIKDVITEGPTSPRCTTIALLADILHPDWSKRRINVHYYFDPPYAPVRGAFVPFTDALTQSLIGRCSDWMVPMFNLEIELRRQNSSTIDLKLCVGALASEELVHRTFKPKGDRVLDKKDEVVANSLWRFLEVRGFVQQNHAHSLIGKALYAAYTVSRVNDRFQEPIYLILELLRAGVLHGGKWGGPEAAPLLGGPSFGDEDEQSSVRLIMRCISVLPLVSRNQQWVGPLSQELLAFNAFVRGLSKSLRQLFEAVSVHLLLSGDGRRNRDDYSDIMLSLPFQTDVNTGFGILAKSYLDATSYHNQLEPITEEMIGTERAETAKRQAILFIEENFSSVKGPVQELERGFRFWDAVMVAIRCLAEEQGPNPKLAQTVVGKDVIEQFEKADKWLKPMRS, from the exons ATGACTATCCGAGGTTTAGACA ACTATCTCAAAGAGAGGAAGCTCGTACAGAGCTGTCCAATCTCCACGCTTGCCAACACAAGACTCGGTATTGATGCTACCCATTATCTCAACCACCTCCTGACAGACCCCAACTCCCGTGAGCCATTAGTCGCTGCGACTGGAGGTCTCCCTCTTGCCATCATTTCCAAGATTGAGAATGATTTGCGTGCGCTCGAGCGCCATGCTATCAAGCCCGTCTTCGTGTTCCCCGGCCTTCCGCTTGCTTCTCGACCTCCTCCTAAGGGTCCCGATATTAAGGCTGAGCGAGAAAACCAGATTAAGAATGAGGCCTGGGCACTTTATGACGAAGGACAAGCGTACGCCGCTGTTGATAAGCTCGTCCAGTTCAACAATGGCAACTTCGTTGACCAGAGAGATCTCCTGAGATCCATCATGAGGTTGTTCAGGCATCGTTACGTGGAGTTCGTAGTTGCGCCATACTTGGGGATTGCACAG CTTGCCTATCTATTGCAACATCCCAAAGGATATATCCATGCCATCTACTCTTCCAGCGAGTGTTTCATGTGGCCAGTGGAGAGGGTGATCACGTCGAGCGATTGGAGCAACAACTTTCAATTTGTCGAGAAAGTTCGCATTCTCAATGATCTGAATTTGACAAGTGAACAATTCCTCGATTTTGGTATCCTTGCCGGCTCCTCACTGTCTCGTaccatccctcttcctcaaagcGAATTTTCAATCAAGAATATCGCTGATCTCGTCCGTCATCATAAGTCTGGTATATCTGTCTGCCAAAACGTCCGCCAAGAGCCTCCTTACAAAGCGCAGTATTGCACCGAGTCCTTTTGGAAAGCGCGCTTGGCTGTCAAATTCTCTCTTGTCCTCACCACCGAAGGAGCATGCGTGCCGCTGCCCACCGTTATCACccctcaacagcaagctTTCACTGTCCAGGATGTTCCTGGTGATCTCGAAGAAATTTTCTCTCCCCGAATCCCGGACGAGCTTTATTTCCACATTTGTCGAGGCCTCGTCTCCGCTCAAGTCGTCGGATGGTTGACAAGTGGTATGATTATTGAGCAACAGCCCCTTTTGGAAACTGGCGAGTATCGTCGATTTATCAAAGATGTCATCACTGAGGGTCCGACTTCGCCGCGATGCACGACTATTGCTCTTTTGGCGGATATACTCCACCCTGATTGGTCCAAGAGACGTATT AACGTTCACTACTACTTTGACCCTCCCTACGCTCCTGTCCGGGGGGCGTTTGTCCCATTCACCGACGCCCTTACTCAATCGCTCATTGGAAGATGCTCTGACTGGATGGTCCCTATGTTCAACCTTGAGATAGAGCTTAGACGGCAAAAC TCCTCCACCATTGACCTCAAGCTTTGCGTTGGCGCTTTAGCTTCTGAAGAGCTTGTACACCGGACTTTCAAGCCAAAGGGAGACCGGGTGCTTGataagaaggatgaagtggTTGCTAATTCTCTTTGGAGATTCTTGGAAGTGCGAGG TTTTGTTCAACAAAACCACGCTCATTCCCTCATTGGAAAAGCTTTGTATGCTGCTTACACTGTCTCACGTGTCAACGACCGTTTCCAGGAACCTATTTATCTTATCCTTGAGCTTTTACGTGCTGGCGTCTTGCATGGGGGAAAGTGGGGTGGACCAGAGGCGGCGCCTCTTCTTGGCGGACCCAGCTTtggcgatgaagacgagcaGAGCAGCGTCAGACTCATCATGCGGTGCATCAGCGTTTTGCCCTTGGTGTCAAGG AATCAACAATGGGTGGGTCCTTTGTCTCAAGAACTCTTGGCCTTCAACGCATTTGTTCGCGGCCTTTCAAAATCTCTCCGTCAGCTATTTGAAGCTGTCAGTGTACATTTGTTGCTGTCTGGCGATGGCAGGCGCAACCGAGATGACTACAGCGATATCATGCTCA GTTTGCCATTCCAAACCGACGTGAATACTGGTTTTGGTATCCTTGCCAAGAGTTACCTCGATGCGACATCTTACCACAACCAGCTTGAACCTATCACGGAGGAAATGATAGGGACTGAAAGGGCTGAAACAGCTAAACGTCAGGCTATTTTGTTTATTGAAGAGAATTTTTCAAGCGTCAAAGGTCCCGTACAAGAACTTGAACGTGGCTTCAGGTTCTGGGATGCG GTAATGGTAGCCATTCGCTGTTTAGCCGAGGAGCAAGGGCCCAATCCCAAGCTGGCACAAACTGTCGTCGGGAAGGACGTTATTGAGCAGTTTGAGAAGGCTGACAAGTGGTTGAAGCCCATGCGGtcatga
- a CDS encoding golgi phosphoprotein 3, producing MSQGLTRRRAGASPAVGTSSSGQIDSPTFPSGSTIPGPGSSADNAASGAYEGRAKIAYDPRDFENSNEKGTVPRLTLMEEVLLLGLKDKAGYLSFWNDNISYALRGCILIELALRGRIAMVRDPARRRLALSDRLIEVIDDRQTGETILDEALKMIKSSEKYGAGAWVDLMSGETWNVMKIGYQLKQVRERLAKGLVDKGVLRTEKRNFLLFDMATHPIADMNAKDDVMRRVLSLLTARTAAIPPQALHKEGVKYRHMRAVVLVCAAYASSVLENALQRLSYDSREAAFARCDDILAEFCTWPFGQSTGSSSGPVAIGSASARRREGGSGGAGRESVQELVREVRKEMNSTTSGAGAGGGQEDQEELCFEVIATVLEIFGRMDSLL from the exons ATGTCCCAAGGTCTCACACGTAGACGAGCAGGGGCATCACCAGCAGTAGgaacatcttcttccggtCAGATTGATTCTCCCACTTTCCCATCGGGATCAACAATCCCTGGACCGGGCTCGTCAGCCGACAACGCTGCTTCCGGCGCGTACGAAGGCAGAGCAAAAATAGCGTATGATCCCAGAGACTTCGAGAACAGTAATGAGAAGGGAACAGTTCCAAGATTAACGTTGATGGAGGAAGTATTATTATTGGGGCTGAAAGACAAGGCG GGTTATCTATCATTTTGGAACGACAACATATCCTACGCTCTTCGAGGTTGTATCCTCATTGAGCTTGCTCTGCGCGGACGTATTGCAATGGTCAGGGACCCAGCGCGTCGGCGATTAGCTTTATCCGACAGGCTGATTGAGGTGATTGACGATCGACAAACGGGAGAGACTATTTTGGACGAAGCactgaagatgatcaagtCGAGTGAGAAGTATGGCGCGGGAGCTTGGGTGGATCTTATGAGTG GTGAAACTTGGAATGTCATGAAAATTGGCTATCAACTCAAACAGGTCCGAGAACGCCTCGCCAAAGGCTTGGTGGACAAGGGGGTCCTTCGGACTGAGAAACGCAATTTTTTACTGTTCGATATGGCTACTCATCCTATTGCCGATATGAATGCGAAGGACGATGTGATGCGAAGGGTGCTTTCGCTTTTGACTGCACGTACTGCGGCGATTCCTCCGCAGGCATTGCACAAAGAAGGTGTCAAGTATAGGCATATGCGGGCAGTTGTGTTAGTCTGTGCTG CCTACGCGTCAAGCGTTCTTGAAAACGCTCTCCAGCGCCTGTCCTATGACTCACGTGAAGCCGCCTTCGCTCGTTGCGATGACATCCTCGCTGAGTTCTGCACTTGGCCCTTCGGTCAAAGTACTGGCTCGTCTTCTGGTCCCGTTGCAATCGGTTCCGCCAGCGCTCGTCGGCGGGAAGGTGGCTCCGGTGGAGCAGGCAGGGAAAGCGTGCAGGAGCTTGTGAGAgaggtgaggaaggaaatgaaCTCAACAACGAGTGGTGCGGGAGCCGGCGGCGGACAAGAAGATCAGGAAGAGTTATGTTTCGAGGTGATTGCAACAGTTTTGGAGATCTTTGGGCGTATGGATAGTTTG CTTTAA
- a CDS encoding protein transporter SEC31, with amino-acid sequence MKLKDISRTATFAWDNTSSSAPLLATGAVAGALDESFSNESQLEIWQPDFGDVSNVRLGGEGRPALGSITVNSRFNQLAWSAPSTTYMKGVLAAGMETGEVNVFDPSKIVAGASADEARIFKSEKHTGPVRGLDFNSIQKNLLLSGAVNAEIYIYDLNSPNNPPIPPGPTSTKLNEITALQWNPTVSRVFAASSSSGFTSVWDLKAGKEIVSLQYGGGAAKGMETVGGVAGLQMGKRRGMSDATRLITASEDDESPIIMLWDLRNTRAPERILSGHHKGVLSVSWCKQDADLLLSCGKDNRTLCWNPQTGEIIGELPSSNDWSFQTSWCPRNPDLLATASFDGHIGIHSLQTTSIPPQSTEKLNEAATADDVFGALGNEQPQDETANVLSLKQAPKWLRRPVSATFGFGGLLATISNLPGASGKHQSGAVHLRTVITEQDVLSRAESLDQTDGQQEKLAEFCSERAKGDDESWKALQTLFKANSRQELVHLLGFSQEEVAKKVQEAIKKFPNARKAAGDATPVIAPLEEESVKTPIAEKHEAIEDVSTASEAGEESQADDKSEKPETEKSDKGLFDDETAPGTPAAAAAADFFSSMASGALRNPQLDTIISHKSEAADSSVAATVGSRASSVRDEIVNKENTFQIYPEGESDIDKLVTQALVVGDFKSAVDVCLAFERFADALLLAVRGGPDLLQSTQNAYFAQQTTTRPFLRVFQSIVTEDLLDIVQNADLSEWKVAFVVLCTFAKDSDFSNLAEQIGQRLQYKWRVLSASDSPEAKASAKIARQDAILCYLAAKKLEKVVSIWVDEMAEEEEAVSATRYTSHAQALQSFIEKVSVFKAATGYVDEDLLIPTESAAAAEAGARTYKLAGLYDRYYEYADLLATQGLVDIAAKYVKMTPVDYKGSEQVGELDKARQRILSAAGENVGTKLAQTIGKTQSTAGSFTARGYAPAQQVSTYAPPQPTYALQQPASYGASAAPAYQPSPAASGPYQPAPTSSGYAPAQATPSYGDSNPYAPATTYQTSSGYAPNGYRPSDPQPQGYGAPQPSFSQTQAIPPPPRVGQNNAPISSPPLIPGSQQRGITGWNDAPTFAPKRPQSAAKDAKKTPAILSPFPNSPDPLATAGAGLNTAGMAPPAGRSPQSVIAPPPKNARPPSVAAKVQPPPTVQQQQQFQQQVQHQQQQRQQHLTSPPAAAGPPPSAFSRPPPPAARAGPPPGVLAGPPPQRALSPLGPGRVSSPPGSQMRPPSALHRPPSRPGQVQSLDGGIAGMGGPPPPGSRMAGPPPPGRSATPQQQRQQIIPPATSPSQAKIQSPPSPEQVKPRHPPGDRSHIPEASKPIYEILSGELTRVKQSSIPPHVKRIVDDTERRLNILFDGLNNETVPKQAVDMMNNISKAIAARDLNAALAMHVELLTHASGDMTSWAPGVKQIIRLGA; translated from the exons ATGAAACTCAAGGACATCTCACGCACAGCAACCTTCGCTTGGGATaacacttcctcttcagcaccCCTCCTCGCAACCGGTGCTGTCGCTGGTGCCCTCGACGAAAGCTTCAGCAACGAATCTCAGCTCGAAATCTGGCAGCCAGACTTTGGAGATGTATCAAATGTGAGGCTTGGTGGTGAAGGCAGACCCGCTTTGGGCAGCATCACCGTTAACAGCCG ATTCAACCAGCTCGCATGGTCAGCACCTTCCACTACTTACATGAAGGGAGTGCTTGCGGCGGGCATGGAGACTGGTGAAGTCAACGTCTTTGATCCCTCCAAGATTGTTGCTGGTGCTAG TGCGGACGAAGCACGCATTTTCAAGAGTGAAAAGCACACCGGTCCGGTTAGAGGCCTTGACTTTAACTCTATCCAAAAGAATCTTTTGCTTTCAGGTGCTGTCAATGCCGAG atatatatatacgATCTCAATTCTCCCAACAACCCACCTATCCCTCCCGGACCGACTTCCACCAAGCTCAATGAGATTACGGCCCTCCAATGGAACCCTACAGTGTCGCGAGTGTTTGccgcatcttcatcttcgggCTTCACCTCCGTTTGGGATTTGAAGGCTGGAAAGGAGATTGTCAGTCTGCAGTATGGCGGTGGTGCTGCGAAGGGAATGGAGACTGTTGGTGGTGTGGCCGGTCTACAgatggggaaaagaagaggtatgAGTGAT GCTACTCGACTTATTACCGCCTCCGAAGACGATGAGTCCCCTATCATCATGCTTTGGGATCTACGAAACACTCGAGCTCCCGAAAGAATCCTCAGTGGTCACCACAAAGGAGTTCTTTCCGTCTCATGGTGTAAGCAGGATGCCGACCTCCTGTTGTCATGTGGCAAAGATAACCGAACTTTGTGCTGGAACCCTCAGACCGGAGAGATTATCGGCGAACTTCCATCTAGCAATGATTGGTCCTTCCAGACCTCTTGGTGCCCTCGAAACCCCGATTTACTCGCTACTGCCTCATTTGACGGTCACATAGGTATTCACTCCTTGCAGACAACTAGCATTCCTCCCCAGTCTACCGAGAAGCTCAATGAAGCAGCTACGGCTGACGATGTTTTTGGTGCACTTGGAAATGAGCAGCCCCAGGATGAAACTGCCAACGTTTTGTCTCTTAAGCAAGCTCCGAAGTGGCTTCGACGTCCTGTTTCGGCAACCTTTGGCTTCGGCGGTCTTCTGGCTACCATTTCCAATCTTCCTGGCGCATCTGGTAAACACCAGTCTGGAGCTGTTCACCTCCGAACTGTCATCACTGAGCAAGATGTTCTCAGTCGCGCCGAGTCTTTGGACCAGACTGATGGCCAGCAAGAAAAGCTTGCTGAGTTCTGCTCTGAAAGGGCCAAGGGCGATGATGAATCATGGAAGGCTCTGCAGACTCTTTTCAAGGCTAACTCTAGACAGGAGCTTGTGCATTTGCTTGGTTTCTCTCAGGAGGAGGTTGCAAAGAAGGTACAAGAGGCTATCAAGAAGTTCCCCAACGCCAGAAAGGCAGCCGGTGACGCAACTCCTGTCATCGCTCcgctggaagaggaaagcgTCAAAACCCCCATTGCCGAAAAGCATGAAGCTATCGAGGACGTTAGCACTGCGTCCGAGGCCGGCGAGGAGTCTCAAGCTGACGACAAATCCGAGAAGCCCGAGACTGAAAAGAGCGATAAGGGCCTTTTTGACGATGAGACTGCTCCAGGAACTCCTGCTGCCGCAGCCGCTGctgacttcttctcttcaatgGCCTCTGGGGCTCTGCGTAACCCTCAGCTTGACACTATCATCTCTCATAAATCTGAAGCTGCGGACTCATCTGTTGCAGCTACTGTCGGCAGCCGTGCCTCATCCGTGAGGGACGAGATTGTCAACAAGGAGAACACCTTCCAAATCTACCCGGAGGGTGAGAGTGATATCGACAAGCTTGTTACTCAAGCCTTGGTTGTGGGCGACTTCAAGTCCGCTGTGGACGTGTGTCTTGCTTTTGAGAGATTTGCGGAcgcccttctccttgctGTCCGAGGTGGTCCCGACCTCTTGCAATCGACTCAGAACGCCTACTTTGCACAGCAGACCACCACTCGTCCCTTCCTCCGTGTCTTCCAGTCTATCGTAACCGAGGATCTTTTGGACATTGTTCAAAATGCCGATTTGTCTGAATGGAAGGTCGCTTTTGTTGTTTTGTGTACATTTGCCAAGGACAGCGACTTTAGCAACCTTGCTGAGCAAATCGGCCAGCGACTTCAATACAAATGGCGAGTGCTCTCCGCCTCTGACAGTCCGGAAGCCAAGGCATCCGCCAAAATTGCTCGTCAGGACGCCATTCTCTGCTACCTTGCGGCTAAGAAACTTGAAAAGGTCGTCTCCATATGGGTGGACGAAAtggctgaggaagaggaagccGTTTCTGCTACTCGATACACTTCTCATGCCCAGGCCCTTCAGTCATTCATTGAAAAGGTTTCCGTTTTCAAAGCTGCTACTGGCTACGTTGATGAAGACTTGCTTATCCCCACCGAGTCAGCAGCCGCCGCTGAGGCTGGGGCAAGAACTTACAAACTTGCCGGTTTGTACGACAGATACTATGAATATGCCGATTTGCTCGCTACTCAAGGCTTAGTAGACATCGCTGCCAAGTACGTGAAGATGACTCCTGTGGACTACAAGGGTAGTGAACAGGTGGGTGAGCTTGATAAGGCCAGGCAGAGAATCTTGAGCGCGGCTGGTGAGAATGTCGGTACCAAGCTGGCTCAAACAATTGGTAAGACGCAGAGCACGGCGGGTTCTTTCACCGCAAGGGGTTACGCGCCTGCCCAGCAGGTGTCGACATATGCTCCACCCCAGCCCACTTACGCCCTTCAGCAGCCTGCGTCTTACGGTGCTTCGGCCGCGCCAGCTTATCAGCCATCACCGGCCGCGAGCGGACCTTATCAGCCTGCACCTACTTCGAGCGGTTATGCACCAGCTCAAGCTACTCCTTCATACGGCGATTCAAATCCTTACGCCCCCGCGACAACCTATCAAACATCTTCTGGGTATGCACCAAATGGCTATCGACCCAGCGACCCTCAACCGCAAGGATATGGTGCTCCTCAGCCCTCATTCAGCCAAACTCAGGCGATCCCTCCCCCCCCTCGTGTCGGTCAGAACAATGCTCCTATCAGCTCTCCTCCTTTAATCCCAGGTTCGCAACAACGAGGTATCACAGGATGGAACGACGCGCCCACCTTCGCCCCCAAAAGACCTCAAAGTGCTGCCAAGGACGCCAAGAAGACTCCTGCTATCCTGTCTCCCTTTCCCAATTCCCCCGATCCCCTTGCCACTGCTGGTGCTGGGTTGAACACTGCAGGGATGGCCCCTCCCGCCGGTAGGTCACCTCAGTCTGTGATTGCTCCGCCTCCTAAGAACGCCCGGCCGCCTTCTGTTGCTGCCAAGGTGCAACCGCCGCCTACTGttcagcaacagcaacagttCCAGCAGCAAGTGCAAcatcaacagcaacagcgaCAGCAACACTTAACCTCTCCTCCAGCGGCTGCCggtcctcctccctctgcTTTCTCAcgtccccctccccccgCTGCCCGAGCCGGTCCTCCTCCCGGAGTCCTCGCTGGCCCCCCTCCTCAACGGGCCTTGTCCCCCTTGGGTCCAGGTAGGGTAAGCTCACCTCCAGGCAGCCAAATGAGGCCACCTTCAGCTCTCCATAGGCCCCCCAGCCGACCCGGACAAGTGCAGTCTCTTGATGGTGGAATTGCGGGAATGGGCGgtccccctccccctgGCTCTAGAATGGCTGggcctcctcctcctggaCGGTCAGCTACacctcagcagcagcgacAACAGATCATACCTCCTGCTACTTCGCCATCTCAAGCGAAGATTCAAtcaccaccttctcctgAGCAAGTAAAACCTCGACACC CCCCTGGGGATCGATCCCATATTCCTGAAGCTTCAAAGCCCATATATGAGATTCTCTCCGGAGAACTTACAAGGGTGAAGCAATCTAGTATCCCT CCTCACGTCAAGCGAATTGTGGATGACACCGAAAGACGGCTGAACATTCTTTTCGATGGGCTCAATAACGAGACGGTTCCAAAGCAGGCGGTGGATATGATGAACAACATTTCTAAGG CGATTGCCGCCAGAGACTTAAACGCTGCGTTGGCTATGCACGTGGAATTGTTGACTCATGCCAGTGGTGATATGACTTCTTGGGCC CCCGGAGTCAAGCAGATCATCAGACTAGGAGcatga